In Babesia microti strain RI chromosome IV, complete genome, the sequence ATGAGTAGCAGCTGAACtaatttgtataacacTAGTAACCCGATAACAAACTGACAAATTAATCCCTTTCTTTAATCGCCAATCATTTCAAAATGTATACCatgtaaattgttaaatgataaattaattggtGAAATGTCCCAAATAAGTTGCTCAGCCGTAAATCCTTTGAGGTTTACCCATGGTACTTTTAATAGTCAGCGATTTTACATTGTTCCAATGCTTTTTCAGTAAACTCACAAGGAAGTTGATAGATAAGGTGATGTTGGCAATTAATTGCTCCGGAGTCATATCAACGTTTCCCACGGCCACTCCCAAACATAGAACTTTCTTAAGttgaaatttgatactAGCCTTGACTTCCCTAATCTTATCCTCCATTTTATCATTGTGAGTAATTAGTGATGGAAATTTACCAGACTTATTGAGTCCAGGACCGAGTAATCTTGGAATTTGAGGGATTCTAGATTGAGAGGCCAAAAAGGCATCGTACTTCTTGGCCAATTTTTTGACCAACGCATTGTTACGATTAAACTTCTTCATGCCCTCCAAATCAATACAGTCAATGCCCAAAGCTTTTGCCTCATCGCAGTGAATCTCATCGCCAAAAATACAGATTCTACTGGATTGTTTGGGAATATTTGGTAAAATAACGGTGCCAGAAAAACGCTTATCTCTTTGAGTATCATAATCCTTCAACCCAATTTGGAGCTCCACCGTCTCTAAAAAACCTCTCTTCTTTTCCTTTGCCCCATGGAGTACTGCGGCTACTGCCTCCTTCAATTGCTCCGAACTCAGTTTACTACGACTATGTAAGTCCAGTAAcgataattaaatatggTAAATGCAGTTCAATATACATTCAAAGCAAAATTACATTACAAAGACATGGTATAATACTGGTGCATGATGCTATATTATGAAAAACAACATTCTATATGTACACTCAAATTAACCACATAAATAACTGATGCATGTGcgaaatatataaaaaatggaTTCTTTTAAGTTAAAATGCAAATTGATGgagatttttttaacaaattagattatttaatgCCAACATTAAATAAGCGCAAATAATAGACACAATTTACAGTGTAATAATGCGATCCTTAACAATAGAATCACGATAACCAGTGCAGATTACAAAAAACAATATCAAtcataaaattgtaatgtGATAGTATGTTAAAATGTGTCAAATATGAAGTTAAACCTACCTCATTGGTTGGGCTGGTACGCTGTAAGCCTAGTGACCATGGGGTGAAACCATGGGGACTAAACGCACTAATACTACAAAttctacaaaatttaaatggTACTATATACTGTTTTAGGAATCTAATAccaaaatattaatttagaagGTGTCTGTATAGAAAAGTTTGCGTTTCtgtatattttttccattaaaattaacgttcaaatttatacaacGTGTATCCATTAAgcatataaaaataatcaaGTGTTTATTGAAAAAGGGATGATGTAAATGGGTTGATCAAAAAGGTAGTACCCCCATTGCCCTCTCCCCACTGTCACTCGCCTACACAAAACTCACATAGATATACATCACAGCAGCAACTTATTGCTAACCCACAGACAAAAGCTGCAATTATAcacaaaaaaataatactttCACAATTGAAACTGTAATATCGTCAAAAATACACTAGGCAAGATGGGTGAGAAGCGCAGAGCAGGTAAAACACATGTTTATCTAGACGAAAGCGACGAGGAAGAGGTTTACGACAAGGAAAAGGAGGAAAATGTTTCTGATAAGGAAGAAGAGGAAGAGGAGGAAGAAGACAAAGACGAGGGGGCTTCTCCAGAAGTACATCCAAGTGGCAGACCCAAGAGAAGAAAAGTGGCTCCAGTTGCAGAGGAAAGTGATGAAGACGATGATGATGACGATGATGATGAcgatgatgatgattcGGAGGAAGATTCGGAGGAAGATTCCGATGATGATGACGATGATGATGACAGCGATGAGGAGGCCGAAGAGCCTGATGAAGAAGAGGAGGAAGATGATGACTAAACGCAACAGCACTGGGTCTTAGTTATATCTTACCTCACATATTAacatcaaattatttgcattaATTATGTCATCAAACATCATAAAGAGTCACACTagtcaaaaaattaactggGTTAGCTgtacaaattgtcaatCGCCTCCAAAAGTTTTGTGTAGAACTGCCCAGTGTTATGAATGCTTTAAAGCGCGCGTTTTGCGCATATTTAAACAGACTCTCAGAACCAAAATCATGTCTAAAGTTAGTTCCCTAACGGCACAAAGCTTGGGTCAATTAGATCAACCATCTAAGTCAGGAATTATGGATCcaaaatttagcaattgCAATGACAGTACAGTCAAGGAAAGACTCAAGGTTGGTATTCTCAGTTCAGATCATAAGTATGGATTGGGTCGTGGCTTATACGCTGCAAAACTTCTACTTCACTTGCTGTTGATAAGGA encodes:
- a CDS encoding hypothetical protein (overlaps_old_locusTagID:BBM_III09495), with amino-acid sequence MGEKRRADESDEEEVYDKEKEENVSDKEEEEEEEEDKDEGASPEVHPSGRPKRRKVAPVAEESDEDDDDDDDDDDDDDSEEDSEEDSDDDDDDDDSDEEAEEPDEEEEEDDD
- a CDS encoding large subunit ribosomal protein L10Ae (overlaps_old_locusTagID:BBM_III09490), whose product is MSRSKLSSEQLKEAVAAVLHGAKEKKRGFLETVELQIGLKDYDTQRDKRFSGTVILPNIPKQSSRICIFGDEIHCDEAKALGIDCIDLEGMKKFNRNNALVKKLAKKYDAFLASQSRIPQIPRLLGPGLNKSGKFPSLITHNDKMEDKIREVKASIKFQLKKVLCLGVAVGNVDMTPEQLIANITLSINFLVSLLKKHWNNVKSLTIKSTMGKPQRIYG